A section of the Callithrix jacchus isolate 240 chromosome 14, calJac240_pri, whole genome shotgun sequence genome encodes:
- the SUPT7L gene encoding STAGA complex 65 subunit gamma isoform X1 — protein MNLQRYWGEIPISSSQSNRSSFDLLPREFRLVEVHDPPLHQPSANKPKPPTMLDIPSEPCSLTIHTIQLIQHNRRLRNLIATAQAQNQQQTEGIKTEESEPLPSCPGSPPLPDDLLPLDCKNSNAPFHIRHSDPESDFYRGKGEPVTELSWHSCRQLLYQAVATILAHTGFESANESVLETLTDVAHEYCLKFTKLLRFAVDREAQLGQTPFPDVMEQVFHEVGIGSVLSLQKFWQHRIKDYHSYMLQISKQLSEEYERIVNPEKATEDTKPVKIKEEPVSDITFPVSEELEADLTSGDQSLPMGVLGAQSERFPSNLEVEASPQASSAEVNASPLWNLAHVKMEPQESEEGNVSGHGVLGSDVFEEPMSGMSEAGIPQSPDDSDSSYGSHSTDSLMGSSPVFNQRYKKRMRKI, from the exons ATGAATCTGCAAAG ATACTGGGGAGAGATACCAATATCATCAAGCCAGAGCAACAGAAGTTCCTTCGATTTGCTCCCACGGGAGTTCCGTCTGGTGGAAGTCCATGACCCACCCCTGCACCAACCCTCAGCCAACAAGCCGAAGCCCCCCACTATGCTGGACATCCCCTCAGAGCCATGTAGTCTCACCATCCATACAATTCAGTTGATCCAGCACAATCGACGTCTTCGCAACCTTATTGCCACAGCTCAGGCCCAGAATCAACAGCAGACAGAAGGTATAAAGACTGAAGAGAGTGAGCCTCTTCCCTCATGCCCTGGGTCACCTCCTCTCCCTGATGACCTCCTGCCTTTAGATTGTAAGAATTCCAATGCACCATTCCATATCCGGCACAGTGACCCGGAGAGTGACTTTTATCG TGGGAAAGGGGAACCTGTGACTGAACTCAGCTGGCACTCCTGTCGGCAGCTCCTCTACCAGGCAGTGGCCACAATCCTGGCCCACACAGGCTTTGAATCTGCTAATGAAAGTGTCCTGGAGACCCTAACTGATGTGGCACACGAGTATTGCCTTAAGTTTACCAAGTTGCTGCGTTTTGCTGTGGACCGGGAGGCTCAGTTGGGACAGACTCCTTTTCCTGATGTGATGGAACAGGTATTCCACGAAGTGGGTATTGGCAGTGTGCTCTCCCTCCAGAAGTTCTGGCAGCACCGCATCAAGGACTATCACAGTTACATGCTCCAG ATTAGTAAGCAACTCTCTGAAGAATATGAAAGGATTGTTAATCCTGAGAAGGCCACAGAGGACACTAAACCTGTGAAGATCAAGGAGGAACCTGTGAGCGACATCACCTTTCCTGTCAGTGAGGAACTGGAGGCTGACCTTACTTCTGGAGACCAGTCACTGCCCATGGGAGTGCTTGGGGCTCAGAGTGAACGCTTCCCATCCAACCTAGAGGTTGAAGCTTCACCACAGGCTTCAA gTGCAGAGGTAAACGCTTCTCCTCTTTGGAATCTGGCCCATGTGAAAATGGAACCTCAAGAGAGTGAAGAAGGCAATGTCTCTGGGCATGGTGTGCTGGGCAGCGATGTCTTCGAGGAGCCCATGTCAGGCATGAGTGAAGCTGGGATTCCTCAGAGCCCTGATGACTCAGATAGCAGCTATGGTTCCCACTCCACTGATAGCCTCATGGGGTCTTCCCCTGTTTTCAACCAGCGCTACAAGAAGAGGATgaggaaaatataa
- the SUPT7L gene encoding STAGA complex 65 subunit gamma isoform X3 yields MNLQSGKGEPVTELSWHSCRQLLYQAVATILAHTGFESANESVLETLTDVAHEYCLKFTKLLRFAVDREAQLGQTPFPDVMEQVFHEVGIGSVLSLQKFWQHRIKDYHSYMLQISKQLSEEYERIVNPEKATEDTKPVKIKEEPVSDITFPVSEELEADLTSGDQSLPMGVLGAQSERFPSNLEVEASPQASSAEVNASPLWNLAHVKMEPQESEEGNVSGHGVLGSDVFEEPMSGMSEAGIPQSPDDSDSSYGSHSTDSLMGSSPVFNQRYKKRMRKI; encoded by the exons ATGAATCTGCAAAG TGGGAAAGGGGAACCTGTGACTGAACTCAGCTGGCACTCCTGTCGGCAGCTCCTCTACCAGGCAGTGGCCACAATCCTGGCCCACACAGGCTTTGAATCTGCTAATGAAAGTGTCCTGGAGACCCTAACTGATGTGGCACACGAGTATTGCCTTAAGTTTACCAAGTTGCTGCGTTTTGCTGTGGACCGGGAGGCTCAGTTGGGACAGACTCCTTTTCCTGATGTGATGGAACAGGTATTCCACGAAGTGGGTATTGGCAGTGTGCTCTCCCTCCAGAAGTTCTGGCAGCACCGCATCAAGGACTATCACAGTTACATGCTCCAG ATTAGTAAGCAACTCTCTGAAGAATATGAAAGGATTGTTAATCCTGAGAAGGCCACAGAGGACACTAAACCTGTGAAGATCAAGGAGGAACCTGTGAGCGACATCACCTTTCCTGTCAGTGAGGAACTGGAGGCTGACCTTACTTCTGGAGACCAGTCACTGCCCATGGGAGTGCTTGGGGCTCAGAGTGAACGCTTCCCATCCAACCTAGAGGTTGAAGCTTCACCACAGGCTTCAA gTGCAGAGGTAAACGCTTCTCCTCTTTGGAATCTGGCCCATGTGAAAATGGAACCTCAAGAGAGTGAAGAAGGCAATGTCTCTGGGCATGGTGTGCTGGGCAGCGATGTCTTCGAGGAGCCCATGTCAGGCATGAGTGAAGCTGGGATTCCTCAGAGCCCTGATGACTCAGATAGCAGCTATGGTTCCCACTCCACTGATAGCCTCATGGGGTCTTCCCCTGTTTTCAACCAGCGCTACAAGAAGAGGATgaggaaaatataa
- the SUPT7L gene encoding STAGA complex 65 subunit gamma isoform X2: MLRYWGEIPISSSQSNRSSFDLLPREFRLVEVHDPPLHQPSANKPKPPTMLDIPSEPCSLTIHTIQLIQHNRRLRNLIATAQAQNQQQTEGIKTEESEPLPSCPGSPPLPDDLLPLDCKNSNAPFHIRHSDPESDFYRGKGEPVTELSWHSCRQLLYQAVATILAHTGFESANESVLETLTDVAHEYCLKFTKLLRFAVDREAQLGQTPFPDVMEQVFHEVGIGSVLSLQKFWQHRIKDYHSYMLQISKQLSEEYERIVNPEKATEDTKPVKIKEEPVSDITFPVSEELEADLTSGDQSLPMGVLGAQSERFPSNLEVEASPQASSAEVNASPLWNLAHVKMEPQESEEGNVSGHGVLGSDVFEEPMSGMSEAGIPQSPDDSDSSYGSHSTDSLMGSSPVFNQRYKKRMRKI; encoded by the exons ATGTTGAGATACTGGGGAGAGATACCAATATCATCAAGCCAGAGCAACAGAAGTTCCTTCGATTTGCTCCCACGGGAGTTCCGTCTGGTGGAAGTCCATGACCCACCCCTGCACCAACCCTCAGCCAACAAGCCGAAGCCCCCCACTATGCTGGACATCCCCTCAGAGCCATGTAGTCTCACCATCCATACAATTCAGTTGATCCAGCACAATCGACGTCTTCGCAACCTTATTGCCACAGCTCAGGCCCAGAATCAACAGCAGACAGAAGGTATAAAGACTGAAGAGAGTGAGCCTCTTCCCTCATGCCCTGGGTCACCTCCTCTCCCTGATGACCTCCTGCCTTTAGATTGTAAGAATTCCAATGCACCATTCCATATCCGGCACAGTGACCCGGAGAGTGACTTTTATCG TGGGAAAGGGGAACCTGTGACTGAACTCAGCTGGCACTCCTGTCGGCAGCTCCTCTACCAGGCAGTGGCCACAATCCTGGCCCACACAGGCTTTGAATCTGCTAATGAAAGTGTCCTGGAGACCCTAACTGATGTGGCACACGAGTATTGCCTTAAGTTTACCAAGTTGCTGCGTTTTGCTGTGGACCGGGAGGCTCAGTTGGGACAGACTCCTTTTCCTGATGTGATGGAACAGGTATTCCACGAAGTGGGTATTGGCAGTGTGCTCTCCCTCCAGAAGTTCTGGCAGCACCGCATCAAGGACTATCACAGTTACATGCTCCAG ATTAGTAAGCAACTCTCTGAAGAATATGAAAGGATTGTTAATCCTGAGAAGGCCACAGAGGACACTAAACCTGTGAAGATCAAGGAGGAACCTGTGAGCGACATCACCTTTCCTGTCAGTGAGGAACTGGAGGCTGACCTTACTTCTGGAGACCAGTCACTGCCCATGGGAGTGCTTGGGGCTCAGAGTGAACGCTTCCCATCCAACCTAGAGGTTGAAGCTTCACCACAGGCTTCAA gTGCAGAGGTAAACGCTTCTCCTCTTTGGAATCTGGCCCATGTGAAAATGGAACCTCAAGAGAGTGAAGAAGGCAATGTCTCTGGGCATGGTGTGCTGGGCAGCGATGTCTTCGAGGAGCCCATGTCAGGCATGAGTGAAGCTGGGATTCCTCAGAGCCCTGATGACTCAGATAGCAGCTATGGTTCCCACTCCACTGATAGCCTCATGGGGTCTTCCCCTGTTTTCAACCAGCGCTACAAGAAGAGGATgaggaaaatataa